A single Arcanobacterium canis DNA region contains:
- the rpmC gene encoding 50S ribosomal protein L29, with protein sequence MMAKGISTAELDKLTDAQLAERLGESKEELFNLRFSAVTHRLEDSGRLKEVRREIARIYTVARERELGIRTAPSAKK encoded by the coding sequence ATGATGGCTAAGGGCATCAGCACCGCAGAGCTCGATAAGCTCACCGATGCGCAGCTCGCAGAGCGCCTTGGAGAGTCGAAGGAAGAACTGTTCAACCTTCGTTTCTCCGCCGTGACCCACCGTCTCGAGGACAGCGGTCGCCTGAAGGAAGTTCGCCGCGAAATCGCACGTATCTACACCGTTGCCCGCGAGCGTGAGTTGGGCATCCGCACCGCTCCGTCGGCAAAGAAGTGA
- the rpsQ gene encoding 30S ribosomal protein S17, which translates to MSEQIETTQRNYRKVRTGYVVSEKMDKTIVVEVNDRRKHPLYGKVMTRTKKVKAHDENNEAHLGDLVRIMETRPLSATKHFRLVEIIERAK; encoded by the coding sequence ATGAGCGAGCAGATTGAAACGACCCAGCGCAATTACCGTAAGGTTCGCACGGGCTACGTTGTCAGTGAGAAAATGGACAAGACCATCGTGGTTGAGGTTAATGATCGCCGTAAGCACCCGCTTTACGGTAAGGTCATGACTCGTACCAAGAAGGTTAAGGCTCACGACGAGAACAACGAGGCTCACCTCGGCGATCTCGTCCGTATCATGGAGACCCGCCCGTTGTCTGCGACCAAGCATTTCCGCCTGGTCGAGATTATCGAGCGAGCCAAGTGA
- the rplN gene encoding 50S ribosomal protein L14, with translation MIQQESRLKVADNTGAKEILTIRVLGGSKRRYAGIGDTIVATVKDAIPGGNVKKGDVVKAVVVRATKSTRRADGSYIKFDENAAVLLKNDNEPRGTRIFGPVARELRDKKFMRIVSLAPEVI, from the coding sequence ATGATCCAGCAGGAGTCGCGGCTGAAAGTCGCCGACAACACCGGTGCGAAGGAAATTCTCACCATCCGTGTTCTCGGTGGCTCGAAGAGGCGCTACGCCGGAATTGGCGACACGATTGTCGCCACCGTCAAGGATGCTATTCCTGGCGGAAATGTGAAGAAGGGCGACGTCGTTAAGGCGGTTGTCGTCCGTGCAACGAAGAGCACGCGCCGCGCTGACGGTTCGTACATCAAGTTCGACGAGAACGCGGCAGTGCTCCTGAAGAACGACAACGAGCCCCGCGGAACCCGTATTTTCGGCCCCGTGGCACGCGAACTGCGCGACAAGAAGTTCATGCGCATCGTCTCGCTCGCTCCGGAGGTGATCTGA
- the rplX gene encoding 50S ribosomal protein L24: MAKIKKGDLVQVIAGRDKGLQGRVLEVDTKRDRVVVEGVQRVKKHTKVSRTERGAATGGIETVEAPIHVSNVALVGPDKKPIRVGFREVEVERDGRKKIMRERIGRRAGEEIEL, translated from the coding sequence ATGGCGAAGATCAAGAAGGGTGACCTGGTTCAGGTTATCGCTGGTCGCGACAAGGGTCTCCAGGGCCGCGTGCTCGAAGTTGACACCAAGCGTGATCGTGTGGTCGTCGAGGGCGTGCAGCGTGTCAAGAAGCACACCAAGGTGTCCCGCACCGAGCGCGGTGCTGCGACCGGTGGTATCGAGACTGTTGAAGCTCCGATCCACGTGTCGAATGTTGCGCTTGTTGGCCCGGACAAGAAGCCGATTCGCGTTGGCTTCCGTGAGGTCGAAGTGGAGCGTGATGGTCGTAAGAAGATCATGCGCGAGCGCATCGGCCGCCGCGCAGGAGAGGAGATCGAGCTGTGA
- the rplE gene encoding 50S ribosomal protein L5: MTPRKKAMYKDEIVSKLQEEFKYENVSLIPGLSKIVVNMGVGDAARDSKVLDGAIADITAITGQKPQVTKARKSIAQFKLREGQPIGCHVTLRGDRMWEFLDRLLSTALPRIRDFRGLSAKQFDGNGNYTFGLTEQSVFHEIDMDKIDRVRGMDITVVTTAKTDDEGRSLLKHLGFPFKEN; this comes from the coding sequence GTGACCCCTCGCAAGAAGGCTATGTACAAGGACGAAATCGTTTCTAAGCTCCAGGAGGAGTTCAAGTACGAGAACGTCTCGCTCATCCCGGGTCTGTCCAAGATCGTCGTGAACATGGGTGTCGGTGACGCCGCTCGTGATTCGAAGGTACTCGACGGCGCTATCGCTGACATCACCGCGATTACTGGCCAGAAGCCGCAGGTGACGAAGGCCCGCAAGTCGATCGCTCAGTTCAAGCTTCGCGAAGGTCAGCCGATCGGCTGCCACGTGACGCTTCGTGGTGATCGTATGTGGGAGTTCCTTGATCGTCTGCTCTCGACCGCTCTGCCGCGTATTCGCGACTTCCGCGGTCTGTCCGCGAAGCAGTTCGACGGCAATGGCAACTACACCTTCGGTCTGACGGAACAGTCCGTGTTCCACGAGATCGACATGGACAAGATTGATCGTGTCCGTGGCATGGATATCACCGTTGTCACCACCGCTAAGACCGACGACGAGGGTCGCTCGCTTCTCAAGCACCTCGGCTTCCCGTTTAAGGAGAACTGA
- a CDS encoding type Z 30S ribosomal protein S14, which produces MAKTSLKVKAARKPKFAVRAYTRCQRCGRPHSVYRKFGLCRVCLREMALAGELPGVKKSSW; this is translated from the coding sequence ATGGCGAAAACGTCTCTGAAGGTAAAGGCTGCTCGTAAGCCGAAGTTTGCCGTTCGTGCCTACACGCGCTGCCAGCGCTGTGGCCGTCCGCACTCGGTTTACCGCAAGTTCGGTCTCTGCCGTGTCTGCCTACGTGAGATGGCCCTTGCGGGCGAGCTCCCGGGCGTCAAGAAGTCCAGCTGGTAA
- the rpsH gene encoding 30S ribosomal protein S8 produces the protein MSMTDPIADMLTRLRNANSAFHESVSMPYSKMKANIASILEREGYIAKFEVEEAKVGKTLTLTLKYGSGRERALAGLRRISKPGLRVYAKSTNLPQVLGGLGVAILSTSSGLLTDREAKDKGVGGEVLAYIW, from the coding sequence ATGTCTATGACAGACCCAATTGCAGATATGCTCACGCGTCTGCGCAACGCCAATTCGGCGTTCCACGAGTCGGTGTCTATGCCGTACTCGAAGATGAAGGCCAACATCGCCTCGATTCTTGAGCGCGAAGGCTACATCGCCAAGTTCGAGGTGGAGGAGGCGAAAGTCGGCAAGACTCTCACCCTCACCCTCAAGTACGGTTCGGGTCGCGAGCGTGCGCTCGCTGGTCTGCGTCGTATCTCGAAGCCGGGTCTTCGCGTTTACGCGAAGTCCACCAATCTCCCTCAGGTCCTCGGTGGCCTCGGCGTTGCGATTCTTTCGACTTCGTCGGGACTGCTCACTGACCGCGAGGCCAAGGACAAGGGCGTAGGCGGGGAAGTCCTCGCTTACATCTGGTAA
- the rplF gene encoding 50S ribosomal protein L6 — protein MSRIGKLPVTVPAGVEVKIDGRTVSVKGPKGELTHEVPAPIEVALEDGEIVVTRPNDERVSRSLHGLTRTLINNNVIGVTEGYSKALEIVGTGYRVVAKGSDLEFSLGYSHTILVEAPEGITFQVDGPTKFSVNGINKQLVGEIAARIRKLRKPEPYKGKGVKYAGEQIRRKAGKAGK, from the coding sequence ATGTCTCGTATTGGTAAGCTCCCTGTTACCGTCCCAGCTGGCGTAGAGGTCAAGATTGATGGTCGCACCGTTTCGGTGAAGGGCCCCAAGGGTGAACTCACCCATGAGGTTCCTGCTCCGATCGAGGTTGCGCTCGAAGACGGCGAAATCGTCGTTACCCGTCCGAACGATGAGCGCGTTTCGCGTTCGCTTCACGGCCTGACCCGCACACTGATCAACAACAATGTGATTGGTGTGACTGAAGGCTACTCCAAGGCTCTCGAAATCGTCGGCACTGGTTACCGCGTCGTTGCCAAGGGTTCGGATCTCGAGTTTTCGCTCGGCTACTCGCACACCATCCTCGTCGAAGCTCCTGAGGGCATCACCTTCCAGGTTGATGGTCCGACGAAGTTCTCGGTGAATGGCATCAACAAGCAGCTGGTTGGCGAAATCGCTGCCCGCATCCGCAAGCTTCGCAAGCCTGAGCCCTACAAGGGCAAGGGCGTTAAGTACGCCGGTGAGCAGATCCGCCGCAAGGCTGGAAAGGCTGGTAAGTGA
- the rplR gene encoding 50S ribosomal protein L18 — MAVSIKGKGKFVARARRHMRLRKRISGTTERPRLVVTRSNRHMVAQVIDDTVGRTLVSASTLEAELRSGSENKVDKARKVGELIAKRATEAGITAVVFDRGGNKYHGRVAAVADGARDGGLTL; from the coding sequence ATGGCAGTATCAATCAAGGGCAAGGGCAAGTTTGTTGCTCGCGCACGCCGCCACATGCGTCTGCGCAAGCGCATCTCGGGTACCACCGAGCGTCCACGTCTCGTTGTCACCCGCTCCAACCGCCACATGGTTGCGCAGGTTATCGACGATACCGTCGGCCGCACCCTGGTGTCTGCTTCCACCCTCGAGGCCGAGCTTCGCTCGGGCTCCGAGAACAAGGTGGACAAGGCGCGCAAGGTTGGCGAGCTCATCGCCAAGCGCGCTACTGAGGCCGGAATTACTGCAGTGGTCTTCGACCGCGGTGGTAACAAGTACCATGGTCGCGTTGCTGCGGTTGCCGATGGCGCCCGCGACGGCGGACTGACCCTGTAA
- the rpsE gene encoding 30S ribosomal protein S5, whose amino-acid sequence MTAEQHEANGTGREQRQGRRGGRNNDRRNDRRAEEKNPYVERVVSINRVAKTVKGGRRMSFTALVVVGDGNGTVGVGYGKAKEVPAAIAKGTEEAKKNFFKVPRLGTTIPHVVQGEDAAGVVLLRPASQGTGVIAGGPVRAIMEAAGIHNVLSKSLGSSNAINIVRGTIAALKKLEQPEAVAARRGLPLERVAPAGMLRARAEFEKKAREDAEAAEAAAENEAAAAGVGA is encoded by the coding sequence ATGACTGCAGAGCAGCATGAAGCGAACGGCACCGGACGCGAACAGCGTCAGGGCCGCCGCGGTGGCCGCAACAATGACCGCCGCAACGATCGCCGCGCCGAGGAGAAGAATCCGTACGTCGAGCGCGTGGTCAGCATTAACCGCGTTGCCAAGACCGTCAAGGGTGGTCGTCGTATGTCGTTCACCGCTCTGGTAGTGGTTGGCGATGGCAACGGCACCGTTGGTGTCGGTTACGGCAAGGCAAAGGAAGTTCCTGCAGCAATTGCTAAGGGAACCGAGGAAGCAAAGAAGAACTTCTTCAAGGTTCCGCGCCTGGGCACCACCATCCCGCACGTTGTGCAGGGTGAAGATGCCGCTGGTGTGGTTCTCCTTCGTCCGGCTTCCCAGGGTACCGGTGTTATCGCCGGTGGCCCGGTCCGTGCGATCATGGAAGCCGCTGGTATCCACAACGTGCTGAGCAAGTCGCTCGGTTCCTCCAATGCGATCAACATCGTGCGTGGAACCATTGCGGCTCTCAAGAAACTTGAGCAGCCTGAGGCAGTGGCAGCACGCCGCGGTCTCCCGCTTGAGCGTGTGGCGCCAGCTGGGATGCTCCGTGCTCGTGCTGAGTTCGAGAAGAAGGCTCGTGAAGATGCTGAGGCCGCTGAGGCAGCAGCTGAGAACGAGGCTGCGGCAGCAGGAGTTGGTGCGTAA
- the rpmD gene encoding 50S ribosomal protein L30: protein MKLQITQVKGLVGSKINQKETMKTLGLRKIHQSVVREDTPAVRGMIRAVAHLVEVEEVD, encoded by the coding sequence ATGAAGCTTCAGATTACTCAGGTTAAGGGCCTCGTTGGCTCGAAGATTAATCAGAAGGAAACCATGAAGACCCTCGGGCTTCGCAAGATTCACCAGAGCGTGGTTCGCGAAGATACCCCAGCGGTTCGCGGTATGATCCGCGCCGTGGCACACCTCGTTGAAGTGGAGGAGGTTGACTGA
- the rplO gene encoding 50S ribosomal protein L15, whose amino-acid sequence MAEQNEGKILKIHDLYPAPGSKKSRTRVGRGEGSKGKTAGRGTKGTKARYQVRPGFEGGQMPMHMRLPKLRGFKNPARVEYQVVNVSALNDLFPNGGDVTVEQLVALGAVRSGHLVKVLGNGDLSVKVNVTVDAWSGSAKEKIEAAGGSVNAR is encoded by the coding sequence ATGGCAGAGCAGAACGAAGGCAAGATCCTGAAGATTCACGATCTCTACCCGGCACCGGGCTCCAAGAAGTCTCGCACCCGCGTTGGTCGCGGTGAGGGCTCGAAGGGCAAGACCGCTGGTCGCGGTACCAAGGGTACGAAGGCTCGTTACCAGGTTCGTCCGGGCTTCGAGGGTGGTCAGATGCCGATGCATATGCGCCTCCCGAAGCTTCGCGGTTTTAAGAACCCGGCTCGCGTTGAGTACCAGGTGGTGAATGTTTCAGCACTGAACGATCTCTTCCCGAATGGCGGAGATGTCACTGTTGAGCAGCTCGTCGCCCTGGGGGCCGTTCGTAGCGGACACCTGGTGAAGGTTCTCGGCAACGGCGATCTGTCGGTGAAGGTTAACGTCACTGTCGATGCTTGGTCTGGCTCCGCTAAGGAGAAGATCGAAGCAGCTGGCGGTTCCGTGAACGCTCGCTGA
- the secY gene encoding preprotein translocase subunit SecY, whose amino-acid sequence MFRALVSAFRTPDLRRKLLITILIMVIYRFGTYVPAPYVSYKNVETCLTQAGTADLLAMMNIFAGGGLLKLSVFALGIMPYITSSIIVQLMRVVIPRFEELHKEGQTGQNKLTEYTRYLTVFLAIVQSSVFASVAASGQLFQACQLPVVPDSSPFRLLMIILAMTAGTTLVMWLAEVITERGIGNGMSLLIFTGIAANFPALLGQVYQGNGGLTWMILVVAMFLVITAVVVYVESCQRRVPVQYAKRVIGRRTYGGTSTYIPIKINMANVIPVIFASSILSLPQMIAQFGNQNSTWVAWVHNNFTYQSFWYIFTYVVLIIFFSFFYTSITFNPEEISDNMKRYGGFIPGIRAGAPTADYLRYVVRRINWVGAIYLAIVALIPQIVFARMGVQGAAFGGTSIIILVGVGLQTVKDINAQLQQRHYEGFLR is encoded by the coding sequence TTGTTTAGAGCGCTAGTGTCTGCATTCCGCACGCCGGATCTTCGGCGAAAGTTGCTGATCACAATCCTCATCATGGTGATCTATCGCTTCGGCACCTATGTTCCTGCGCCGTATGTTTCATACAAGAATGTTGAGACATGTTTGACGCAAGCTGGTACTGCAGATCTTCTTGCCATGATGAACATCTTCGCTGGCGGTGGCCTGCTGAAGCTTTCAGTGTTCGCGCTCGGTATTATGCCGTACATCACCTCGTCGATTATCGTCCAGCTGATGCGTGTCGTTATTCCTCGTTTTGAGGAACTACACAAAGAAGGCCAGACTGGTCAGAATAAGCTCACCGAGTACACTCGCTACCTGACAGTATTTCTTGCGATTGTCCAGTCATCGGTGTTCGCTTCGGTTGCTGCCTCCGGTCAGCTTTTCCAGGCCTGCCAGCTTCCCGTGGTTCCGGATTCGAGCCCGTTCCGTCTTCTGATGATCATCCTTGCGATGACTGCTGGAACGACCCTCGTGATGTGGCTTGCAGAAGTGATCACTGAACGCGGTATTGGCAACGGTATGTCTCTTTTGATCTTCACCGGCATTGCAGCGAATTTCCCCGCACTCCTCGGACAGGTGTACCAGGGTAACGGTGGTCTGACCTGGATGATCCTGGTGGTTGCCATGTTCCTCGTGATTACTGCTGTGGTTGTCTATGTTGAGTCCTGCCAGCGTCGTGTCCCGGTTCAGTATGCAAAGCGCGTGATCGGCCGTCGCACATACGGAGGCACTTCAACGTACATTCCGATCAAGATCAATATGGCAAACGTGATCCCCGTGATCTTTGCGTCCTCCATCTTGTCGCTGCCACAGATGATCGCTCAGTTTGGAAACCAGAATTCCACGTGGGTTGCATGGGTTCACAATAACTTCACCTACCAGTCCTTCTGGTACATCTTCACCTATGTCGTGCTGATCATCTTCTTCTCGTTCTTCTACACGTCGATTACTTTCAACCCAGAAGAGATCTCGGACAATATGAAGCGCTACGGCGGTTTTATTCCGGGTATCCGTGCCGGCGCGCCGACGGCGGATTACCTGCGTTACGTTGTTCGTCGCATTAACTGGGTCGGAGCGATTTATCTTGCGATTGTTGCGCTGATTCCGCAGATCGTCTTCGCCCGCATGGGCGTCCAAGGTGCTGCTTTCGGTGGCACGTCAATTATCATTCTCGTTGGAGTTGGTCTGCAGACTGTCAAGGATATTAACGCCCAGCTCCAGCAGCGTCACTACGAAGGATTCTTGCGATGA
- a CDS encoding adenylate kinase, whose amino-acid sequence MTRLILVGPPGAGKGTQATFISEALSIPAISTGAIFRKNMSEGTELGKKAQEYTSKGNLVPDEITDAMVRDRLAQDDAKNGFLLDGYPRNLAQVDALDAMLAEKGEAIDVVVEIAIPDEDIVGRLLNRAKIEGRADDTEEVIKHRIEVYHAETAPLVDVYAKRGLVLEVDGNGSIEDVTERILSALKEHLA is encoded by the coding sequence ATGACTCGTCTTATTCTTGTTGGCCCTCCTGGTGCAGGTAAGGGCACACAGGCAACATTCATTTCCGAAGCGTTGTCAATTCCCGCCATCTCCACTGGTGCCATTTTCCGAAAGAATATGTCTGAGGGAACTGAGCTGGGGAAGAAGGCTCAGGAGTACACATCGAAAGGCAACCTCGTTCCTGACGAGATTACCGATGCGATGGTTCGCGATCGTCTTGCGCAAGATGACGCAAAGAATGGCTTCCTTCTCGATGGTTACCCCCGCAATCTCGCCCAGGTTGACGCATTGGATGCGATGCTGGCAGAAAAGGGCGAGGCAATCGATGTCGTCGTCGAAATTGCTATTCCGGATGAGGATATTGTCGGCCGACTTCTCAATCGTGCAAAGATCGAGGGACGTGCCGATGATACTGAAGAGGTTATCAAGCACCGTATTGAGGTCTACCACGCCGAGACTGCTCCACTTGTGGACGTCTATGCAAAGCGCGGACTCGTTCTCGAAGTGGATGGTAACGGAAGTATCGAAGATGTGACCGAGCGCATCCTGTCTGCATTGAAAGAGCATCTTGCCTGA
- the map gene encoding type I methionyl aminopeptidase, which translates to MRVRDKIEYKTDDQFRAMREAGLVVARIHQALRENVRAGVTTKELDDVALQVLDEAGVKSNFFGYYGYPAQTCISVNSTIVHGIPNDYVLQPGDLVSFDCGAVVNGWNGDAAFSVVLPGGDPKVRADRQRLCAQTEESMWVGIAAMAQGRFVGDIGEAIDDYVMSLPSSERPDIVLDYVGHGIGTSMHLPPDVPNYNTGDRGPRLKPGMALCIEPMLTAGKQDNKTLSDDWTVVTIDGKDACHWEHEVVLHEGGIWVITSPDGGASELARFGVEVAPLD; encoded by the coding sequence ATGCGCGTACGCGACAAGATTGAATATAAGACAGATGACCAGTTTCGTGCGATGCGCGAGGCTGGTCTCGTCGTAGCGCGAATCCATCAGGCTCTGCGTGAAAACGTGCGTGCGGGCGTGACCACCAAAGAGCTCGACGACGTCGCTTTGCAGGTTCTCGATGAAGCCGGCGTAAAGTCGAACTTTTTTGGATACTACGGATATCCGGCGCAAACATGTATTTCAGTGAATTCGACGATCGTACACGGCATCCCGAACGACTACGTTTTGCAACCTGGAGATCTTGTTTCCTTTGATTGCGGAGCAGTCGTGAATGGATGGAATGGCGATGCTGCGTTTTCTGTAGTATTGCCTGGTGGCGATCCAAAGGTTCGAGCTGACCGCCAGCGGTTGTGTGCTCAGACCGAGGAATCGATGTGGGTTGGCATTGCTGCGATGGCTCAGGGACGTTTCGTTGGCGATATTGGAGAAGCGATTGACGACTACGTCATGTCGCTTCCCTCTAGTGAGCGGCCGGACATCGTCCTTGACTATGTCGGTCATGGAATTGGAACGTCAATGCACTTGCCTCCCGACGTACCGAACTACAACACTGGGGATCGCGGGCCACGACTGAAGCCGGGAATGGCCTTGTGTATCGAACCCATGCTTACCGCTGGCAAGCAGGACAATAAGACGCTTTCCGATGACTGGACAGTAGTGACCATTGATGGCAAAGATGCGTGCCATTGGGAACACGAAGTTGTCCTCCACGAGGGTGGTATCTGGGTGATTACCTCTCCCGACGGCGGTGCAAGCGAGCTTGCGCGTTTCGGAGTCGAGGTTGCTCCTCTCGATTGA
- the infA gene encoding translation initiation factor IF-1: MAKKEGVIEVEGTVVEALPNAMFRVELENGHVVLAHISGKMRQHYIKILQEDRVVVEMTPYDLSRGRIVYRYK, translated from the coding sequence ATGGCGAAAAAAGAAGGCGTCATCGAGGTAGAAGGCACGGTCGTTGAGGCCCTGCCTAATGCGATGTTTCGAGTCGAGTTGGAGAACGGGCACGTCGTGCTCGCTCACATTTCTGGCAAGATGCGCCAGCACTACATCAAGATTCTTCAAGAGGACCGCGTGGTCGTGGAGATGACTCCCTACGATCTGTCCCGTGGCCGAATCGTCTACCGCTACAAGTAA
- the rpmJ gene encoding 50S ribosomal protein L36, producing MKVKPSVKKICENCKIIRRHGRVMVICDNPRHKQRQG from the coding sequence ATGAAGGTCAAGCCGTCTGTTAAGAAGATCTGCGAAAACTGCAAGATCATTCGCCGGCATGGTCGCGTCATGGTCATCTGCGACAATCCGCGACACAAGCAGCGTCAGGGCTGA
- the rpsM gene encoding 30S ribosomal protein S13, whose translation MARLSGVDLPREKRIEVALTYIFGIGHTRAVETLAATGVNPDTRVKDLTEDDLVKLKNHIDESYKVEGDLRREIQADIRRKIEIGSYQGRRHRMGLPVHGQRTKTNARTRKGPKRTVAGKKK comes from the coding sequence ATGGCACGTCTCTCTGGAGTTGATCTCCCTCGCGAAAAGCGTATCGAGGTTGCTCTCACCTACATTTTCGGCATTGGACACACTCGCGCGGTTGAAACCCTCGCCGCTACCGGTGTCAACCCTGATACCCGCGTTAAGGACCTCACTGAGGATGACCTCGTCAAGCTGAAGAACCACATTGACGAGTCCTACAAGGTCGAAGGCGATCTTCGACGTGAGATCCAGGCGGACATCCGCCGCAAGATTGAAATCGGTTCTTACCAGGGCCGTCGTCACCGCATGGGCCTGCCGGTTCACGGTCAGCGCACGAAGACCAATGCTCGTACCCGCAAGGGCCCGAAGCGTACGGTTGCGGGTAAGAAGAAGTAG
- the rpsK gene encoding 30S ribosomal protein S11: MPPKSQNRSRRNLRKNVGNGQAHIKSTFNNTIVSITDTKGEVIAQASSGMVGFKGSRKSTPYAAQLAAENAARRAIEQGVKKVDVFVKGPGSGRETAIRSLTAAGLEVTSISDVTPQAHNGVRPPKRRRV; this comes from the coding sequence ATGCCACCAAAGTCTCAGAACCGGTCGCGCCGTAACCTTCGTAAGAACGTTGGCAACGGCCAGGCTCATATCAAGTCCACCTTCAACAACACGATCGTTTCGATCACCGACACCAAGGGCGAAGTTATCGCTCAGGCATCGTCGGGCATGGTCGGCTTCAAGGGTTCGCGTAAGTCTACCCCATATGCAGCTCAGCTTGCTGCTGAGAACGCTGCACGCCGCGCAATCGAGCAGGGTGTGAAGAAAGTTGACGTTTTCGTGAAGGGTCCGGGTTCAGGCCGCGAGACCGCTATTCGTTCGCTGACCGCCGCTGGTCTGGAAGTGACGTCGATTTCGGACGTGACCCCTCAGGCTCATAATGGCGTTCGTCCGCCCAAGCGCCGTCGCGTTTGA
- a CDS encoding DNA-directed RNA polymerase subunit alpha has translation MIIEQRPVLREEQLSETRSRFTLEPLEPGFGYTLGNSLRRTLLSSIPGAAVTSVHIDGVLHEFSTIEGVKEDVAEIILNIKDLVVTSENDEPVQMYLRKAGPGQVLASDITPPAGVEIHNPDLVLATLNEKGKLEVDLTVERGRGYVSASLNKSPDDEIGRIPVDSIYSPVVKVSYKVEATRVGQRTDFDKLIVDVETKASMLPRDAFASAGKTLVELFGLTTELNEEVEGLELKEAPVVEMQSSDLARPITILNLPARSQNCLQREGIHTIGELVQRSEADLLDIRNFGAKSIEDVKDELAKLDLHLKDSPAGFNAGFGDDNYAMFSDDSQA, from the coding sequence GTGATCATTGAACAGCGTCCAGTGCTGCGTGAGGAGCAGCTGTCCGAGACCCGCTCTCGCTTCACTCTTGAGCCGCTTGAGCCGGGCTTCGGATATACGCTTGGCAATTCGCTCCGTCGTACCCTTCTGTCCTCGATCCCGGGAGCTGCTGTGACCTCCGTCCATATCGACGGTGTACTTCACGAGTTCTCAACCATCGAGGGCGTCAAGGAAGACGTTGCTGAGATCATTCTGAACATCAAGGATCTGGTCGTGACTTCAGAAAACGACGAGCCTGTTCAGATGTACCTGCGCAAGGCAGGCCCGGGTCAAGTTCTTGCCTCCGATATCACTCCGCCAGCAGGTGTGGAGATCCACAATCCGGATCTCGTGCTTGCCACGCTCAATGAGAAGGGCAAGCTTGAAGTGGACCTCACGGTGGAGCGTGGCCGCGGCTACGTATCTGCTTCGCTGAATAAGTCCCCGGATGACGAGATCGGACGTATCCCGGTTGATTCGATCTACTCGCCCGTGGTCAAGGTTTCCTACAAGGTTGAAGCAACTCGAGTTGGTCAGCGCACCGACTTCGATAAGCTCATCGTTGATGTTGAGACGAAGGCTTCGATGCTTCCGCGCGACGCATTTGCGTCTGCTGGTAAGACCCTCGTTGAGTTGTTCGGTCTGACCACCGAGCTGAATGAGGAAGTTGAAGGACTGGAACTGAAGGAAGCTCCAGTTGTTGAGATGCAGTCGTCTGACCTTGCCCGCCCGATCACGATTCTCAACCTCCCAGCGCGCTCACAGAACTGCCTACAGCGCGAGGGAATCCACACGATTGGCGAACTTGTTCAGCGTTCGGAGGCCGACTTGCTCGATATTCGTAACTTCGGTGCGAAGTCGATCGAGGACGTTAAGGATGAGCTTGCGAAGCTCGACCTCCACCTGAAGGATTCTCCGGCCGGCTTCAATGCTGGTTTCGGTGATGACAATTACGCCATGTTCAGCGACGATTCGCAGGCCTGA
- the rplQ gene encoding 50S ribosomal protein L17: MPKPAKGPRLGGSPANERKIIANLCKALITNESVVTTETRARRVRPHIEKLITKAKKGDTHNRRLALRTLGDREVAYILFEELAPKFEGRNGGYTRIVKLANRKGDNAPMAEISLVTEKVSPKPSKKKAAQDATPAASTEAAESASSESSASSQSSATAESAE, from the coding sequence ATGCCGAAGCCCGCAAAGGGTCCACGCCTGGGAGGATCCCCGGCGAACGAGCGCAAGATCATTGCTAACCTCTGCAAGGCGCTCATCACTAACGAGTCTGTTGTGACCACCGAGACCCGCGCTCGTCGCGTGCGTCCGCACATCGAGAAGCTCATCACGAAGGCGAAGAAGGGCGATACCCACAACCGTCGTCTCGCGCTGCGCACCCTCGGTGACCGCGAAGTTGCCTACATCCTCTTCGAAGAGCTTGCTCCGAAGTTCGAAGGCCGCAACGGTGGCTACACCCGTATCGTGAAGCTTGCCAACCGCAAGGGCGACAACGCGCCGATGGCTGAGATTTCACTCGTTACCGAGAAGGTTTCGCCGAAGCCGTCGAAGAAGAAGGCTGCTCAGGACGCAACGCCTGCCGCTTCTACTGAGGCAGCAGAGTCCGCCTCCTCAGAGTCGTCAGCTTCCTCACAGTCCTCGGCAACAGCCGAGTCCGCTGAGTGA